One stretch of Oceanimonas pelagia DNA includes these proteins:
- the rpsS gene encoding 30S ribosomal protein S19, with protein MPRSLKKGPFIDLHLLKKVEKAVESGDKKPIKTWSRRSMIIPNMIGLTIAVHNGRQHVPVYVSDEMIGHKLGEFAPTRTYRGHVADKKAKKR; from the coding sequence ATGCCACGTTCTCTCAAGAAAGGTCCGTTTATCGACCTGCACTTGCTGAAGAAGGTAGAGAAAGCGGTGGAAAGCGGGGATAAAAAGCCAATTAAAACCTGGTCCCGTCGTTCAATGATCATTCCGAACATGATCGGTTTGACCATCGCTGTCCATAATGGTCGTCAGCACGTACCTGTCTACGTTTCCGATGAAATGATCGGTCACAAGCTGGGTGAATTTGCACCGACTCGTACTTATCGCGGCCATGTCGCTGATAAGAAGGCCAAGAAGCGTTAA
- the rplV gene encoding 50S ribosomal protein L22, translated as MEAIAKHRFARTSAQKARLVADQVRGLSVDKALNVLAFSPKKAAVLVKKVLESAIANAEHNEGADIDELKVTKIFVDEGPTMKRIRPRAKGRADRIMKRTSHITVVVSDR; from the coding sequence ATGGAAGCTATAGCTAAACACCGCTTTGCTCGTACTTCTGCCCAGAAGGCGCGCCTGGTAGCCGATCAAGTTCGCGGCTTGTCCGTAGACAAGGCACTGAATGTCCTGGCGTTCAGCCCCAAGAAGGCTGCCGTTCTGGTCAAGAAGGTACTGGAATCTGCCATTGCTAATGCCGAGCACAACGAAGGTGCGGATATCGATGAGCTGAAGGTGACCAAGATCTTCGTTGACGAAGGTCCCACCATGAAGCGTATTCGTCCTCGTGCCAAGGGCCGCGCGGACCGTATCATGAAGCGTACCAGCCACATTACTGTGGTTGTGTCCGACCGCTAA
- the rpsC gene encoding 30S ribosomal protein S3, which yields MGQKVHPNGIRLGITKPFNSTWFANTKDFADNLHSDFQVRQFLNKELKNASVSRVVIERPAKSIRVTIHTARPGVVIGKKGEDVEKLRKHVAKLAGVPAQINISEVRKPELDGQLVADSIASQLERRVMFRRAMKRAVQNAMRIGAKGIKVEVSGRLGGAEIARTEWYREGRVPLHTLRADIDYATSEASTTYGIIGVKVWIFKGEVLGGLQAVAQEPQAPSKPKRKGRGK from the coding sequence ATGGGCCAGAAAGTACACCCGAATGGTATTCGCTTAGGTATCACCAAGCCTTTTAATTCGACCTGGTTTGCGAATACCAAGGACTTCGCTGACAACCTGCACAGCGATTTTCAGGTACGTCAGTTCCTCAACAAGGAACTGAAGAACGCCTCCGTTTCTCGCGTCGTGATCGAGCGTCCGGCCAAGAGCATCCGTGTGACCATTCACACCGCTCGTCCTGGCGTGGTGATCGGCAAGAAAGGCGAAGACGTTGAAAAACTGCGCAAGCACGTCGCCAAACTGGCTGGCGTACCTGCTCAGATCAACATTTCCGAAGTGCGTAAGCCTGAGCTCGACGGTCAGCTGGTTGCCGATTCCATCGCGTCCCAGCTGGAGCGTCGCGTCATGTTCCGTCGTGCCATGAAGCGCGCGGTACAGAACGCCATGCGCATCGGCGCCAAGGGCATCAAGGTAGAAGTGAGCGGTCGTCTGGGCGGCGCTGAAATCGCGCGTACCGAATGGTACCGTGAAGGTCGTGTGCCCCTGCACACCCTGCGTGCCGACATCGATTACGCAACTTCTGAAGCATCTACCACTTACGGCATCATCGGCGTGAAGGTTTGGATCTTCAAGGGTGAGGTACTGGGCGGCCTGCAGGCCGTTGCTCAGGAGCCTCAGGCCCCGTCCAAGCCCAAGCGCAAAGGCCGCGGTAAGTAA
- the rplP gene encoding 50S ribosomal protein L16, translating to MLQPKRTKFRKVHKGRNRGVATSGNQVSFGTFGLKATTRGRITARQIEAARRAMTRHVKRQGKIWIRIFPDKPITEKPLEVRMGKGKGNVEYWVAQIQPGRVLYEMDGVPEALAREAFALAAAKLPVRTTFVTRTVM from the coding sequence ATGTTGCAACCAAAACGTACGAAATTCCGTAAAGTCCACAAAGGCCGTAACCGCGGTGTGGCGACCTCAGGTAACCAGGTTTCCTTTGGTACCTTTGGTCTGAAGGCGACCACTCGTGGACGTATCACTGCTCGCCAGATCGAAGCAGCCCGTCGTGCCATGACTCGTCACGTTAAGCGTCAGGGCAAGATCTGGATTCGTATCTTCCCGGACAAGCCGATTACCGAGAAGCCCCTGGAAGTACGTATGGGTAAAGGTAAGGGTAACGTGGAGTACTGGGTAGCACAGATCCAGCCGGGTCGTGTTCTGTACGAAATGGATGGCGTACCGGAAGCGCTGGCTCGCGAAGCCTTCGCCCTGGCTGCTGCCAAACTGCCCGTTAGAACCACTTTCGTAACTCGGACGGTGATGTGA
- the rpmC gene encoding 50S ribosomal protein L29 encodes MKAQDLREKSVEELNQELLGLLREQFNLRMQASTGQLAQTHNLKTVRRNIARVKTVLNEKAGA; translated from the coding sequence ATGAAAGCACAAGATCTGCGTGAAAAGAGTGTTGAAGAGCTGAACCAGGAACTGCTGGGCCTGCTGCGCGAACAGTTCAACCTGCGCATGCAAGCGAGCACTGGCCAGCTGGCTCAGACTCACAACCTCAAAACGGTACGTCGCAATATCGCGCGTGTTAAGACTGTTCTGAATGAAAAGGCAGGTGCCTAA
- the rpsQ gene encoding 30S ribosomal protein S17, translating into MSEQTIRTLQGRVVSDKMDKSITVAINRFVKHPIYGKYIKRTTKLHVHDENNECKAGDVVTIRECRPLSKTKSWTLVKIIERPVKA; encoded by the coding sequence ATGAGCGAACAAACCATTCGTACTCTGCAGGGCCGTGTAGTCAGCGACAAGATGGACAAGTCCATCACTGTGGCTATCAACCGCTTCGTGAAACACCCGATCTACGGGAAGTACATCAAGCGTACTACCAAACTGCACGTTCATGACGAGAACAACGAGTGCAAGGCCGGCGATGTCGTGACCATTCGCGAATGCCGTCCTCTGTCCAAGACCAAGTCCTGGACCCTGGTAAAAATCATCGAGCGTCCGGTCAAGGCCTAA
- the rplN gene encoding 50S ribosomal protein L14, giving the protein MIQMQSMLDVADNSGARSVMCIKVLGGSHRRYAGIGDIIKVTVKEAIPRGKVKKGDVMNAVVVRTRKGVRRPDGSVIRFDRNAAVILNNNHQPIGTRIFGPVTRELRSEKFMKIVSLAPEVL; this is encoded by the coding sequence ATGATCCAAATGCAAAGTATGCTGGACGTGGCCGACAACTCCGGCGCGCGCAGCGTAATGTGTATTAAGGTCCTGGGTGGTTCGCACCGCCGTTACGCCGGCATCGGCGACATCATCAAGGTTACCGTTAAGGAAGCAATTCCGCGCGGTAAGGTTAAAAAAGGTGATGTAATGAACGCGGTGGTCGTTCGCACCCGTAAAGGCGTTCGTCGTCCGGACGGCTCTGTCATCCGTTTCGACCGTAATGCGGCCGTGATTCTTAACAACAATCACCAGCCGATCGGTACTCGTATTTTTGGCCCGGTGACTCGTGAGCTTCGTTCTGAGAAGTTCATGAAGATTGTTTCACTGGCACCGGAAGTACTGTAA